The Rhinopithecus roxellana isolate Shanxi Qingling chromosome 13, ASM756505v1, whole genome shotgun sequence genome contains a region encoding:
- the LOC115892935 gene encoding keratin-associated protein 19-5-like gives MNYYRNYYGGLGYGCGGFDDLGYGYGCGCGGFRRLGYGCGYGGYGYGSGFGGYGYRSCRPSFYGGYGFSGFY, from the coding sequence ATGAACTACTACCGCAACTACTACGGAGGCCTGGGCTACGGCTGTGGAGGCTTCGATGACCTGGGCTATGGCTATGGCTGTGGATGTGGCGGCTTCCGCAGACTGGGCTATGGCTGTGGCTATGGAGGCTACGGATACGGCTCTGGCTTCGGAGGCTATGGATACCGCAGCTGCCGCCCGTCATTCTACGGAGGATATGGATTCTCTGGATTTTACTGA
- the LOC104663628 gene encoding LOW QUALITY PROTEIN: keratin-associated protein 19-5-like (The sequence of the model RefSeq protein was modified relative to this genomic sequence to represent the inferred CDS: deleted 2 bases in 1 codon), with protein sequence MNYYGNYYGGLGYGYGGFDDLGYGYGCGCGGFRRLGYGCGYGGYGYGSGFGGYGYRSCRPSCYGGYGFSVLLKSYPEDSVSEVIRRSFKVTKY encoded by the exons ATGAACTACTACGGCAACTACTATGGAGGCCTGGGCTATGGCTATGGAGGCTTCGATGACCTGGGCTATGGCTATGGCTGTGGATGTGGTGGCTTCCGCAGACTGGGCTATGGCTGTGGCTATGGAGGCTACGGATACGGCTCTGGCTTCGGAGGCTACGGATACCGCAGCTGCCGCCCATCATGCTATGGAGGATACGGATTC TCAGTTCTACTGAAATCCTACCCTGAGGACTCAGTATCAGAGGTCATAAGAAGATCATTCAAAGTAACCAAATATTGA